In a genomic window of Taylorella equigenitalis ATCC 35865:
- the aspS gene encoding aspartate--tRNA ligase — MTRTCYVGKVNTEYLNKTVTLYGWCHRRRDHGGVIFLDLRDREGLAQIVFDPDNEEAFKIAETIRNEYCVRVTGLVRNRPEGTINKDLYSGEIEVLCKEVEILNPSVTPPFQLDDENLSETIRLTHRIIDLRRPVMQNNMMLRYRVAIESRKFLDELGFIDIETPMLTRSTPEGARDYLVPSRVHDGQFYALPQSPQLFKQMLMVAGYDRYYQITKCFRDEDLRADRQPEFTQIDCETSFLNEKEIRDIFEAMMRHVFKAVKGIELADPFPVMTWDEAMGRFGSDKPDMRISLEFTELTELMKSVDFKVFQSAANMVGGRVVALRVPGGGALSRKEIDEYTQFVGIYGAKGLAYIKVNSVAQGREGLQSPIVKNIDDATLSEIITRSGAQDGDLLFFGADKAKIVNDAMGALRVKLGLSDFAKEHGFFEAGWKPLWVVDFPMFEYDEEEGRYTAAHHPFTSPKDGHEDLLESDPSKAYAKAYDMVLNGWEVGGGSVRIHKEEVQSKVFRALKIGPDEAREKFGFLLDALQYGAPPHGGLAFGLDRLVTLMAGAESIRDVIAFPKTQRAQDLLVQAPSEVDEKQLRELHIRLRNPVVVQ, encoded by the coding sequence ATGACTCGTACTTGCTATGTTGGCAAAGTAAATACTGAATATTTAAATAAGACCGTAACTTTATACGGCTGGTGTCATCGTCGTCGTGACCACGGCGGAGTAATTTTTTTAGACCTTCGTGATCGTGAAGGTTTGGCACAAATAGTGTTTGACCCAGATAATGAAGAAGCCTTCAAAATTGCAGAGACTATTCGCAATGAGTATTGTGTTAGGGTTACAGGACTAGTAAGAAATCGCCCTGAAGGGACTATAAATAAGGATTTATATTCTGGTGAGATTGAAGTTCTTTGTAAGGAAGTTGAAATTCTAAATCCTTCAGTGACACCTCCATTCCAACTTGATGATGAAAATCTTTCAGAGACTATTCGATTGACTCACAGAATCATAGATCTTCGTCGCCCAGTTATGCAAAACAATATGATGTTGCGCTACAGGGTTGCTATTGAATCTAGAAAATTTTTGGATGAGCTTGGGTTTATCGATATAGAGACACCAATGCTTACACGTTCAACTCCAGAAGGTGCACGCGATTATTTGGTTCCTTCTAGGGTGCATGATGGGCAGTTTTATGCATTGCCACAATCTCCTCAATTATTTAAGCAAATGCTTATGGTTGCGGGTTATGACAGATACTATCAAATCACTAAGTGCTTCCGCGATGAGGATTTGCGTGCCGATCGTCAGCCAGAATTTACACAGATAGACTGCGAAACTTCATTCCTTAATGAAAAAGAAATACGTGATATTTTTGAAGCTATGATGCGCCATGTATTCAAAGCGGTTAAGGGCATTGAGCTTGCAGATCCGTTCCCTGTTATGACTTGGGATGAGGCGATGGGTCGCTTTGGTTCTGATAAACCCGATATGCGTATTTCTTTAGAGTTTACTGAACTGACTGAACTTATGAAGTCTGTGGATTTTAAAGTATTCCAATCTGCGGCTAATATGGTTGGAGGTCGTGTTGTGGCATTGAGAGTTCCTGGTGGAGGAGCTCTATCAAGAAAAGAAATTGATGAATATACTCAATTTGTGGGTATTTATGGAGCAAAAGGTTTAGCTTATATCAAAGTGAATTCTGTTGCTCAAGGTCGTGAAGGGTTGCAATCTCCAATCGTTAAAAATATAGATGATGCTACGTTAAGTGAGATTATTACTCGCTCTGGAGCTCAGGATGGAGATTTGCTTTTCTTCGGAGCTGATAAAGCGAAAATTGTTAATGATGCGATGGGTGCTCTAAGGGTTAAATTAGGGCTTAGCGATTTTGCTAAAGAGCATGGATTTTTTGAAGCTGGTTGGAAGCCACTTTGGGTTGTTGACTTTCCTATGTTTGAGTACGATGAAGAGGAAGGTCGTTATACAGCTGCTCATCATCCGTTCACAAGTCCAAAAGATGGACATGAAGATTTACTTGAGTCTGATCCATCTAAAGCCTATGCTAAAGCATATGATATGGTTTTAAACGGTTGGGAAGTTGGTGGTGGATCCGTGCGTATCCACAAAGAAGAAGTTCAAAGCAAAGTTTTCAGGGCATTAAAAATTGGACCTGATGAAGCTAGAGAAAAATTTGGCTTCTTGTTAGATGCATTGCAATATGGAGCTCCGCCACATGGCGGGCTTGCGTTTGGATTGGATAGGTTGGTGACTTTAATGGCGGGTGCAGAATCTATCAGAGATGTAATTGCCTTTCCTAAAACTCAAAGGGCTCAAGACCTATTGGTTCAAGCTCCTTCAGAAGTTGATGAGAAACAACTTCGTGAGTTACATATAAGACTTCGTAATCCCGTAGTCGTACAGTAA
- the ubiA gene encoding 4-hydroxybenzoate octaprenyltransferase: MDQTSINHKENTDLSDIAQDDWLTQYLPKSWVPYARLARLDRPAGTWFALITTFMALVQAAGTLPNIKRTIVFMLGTVLLRSAGCAINDIWDRDFDKHVERTRLRPLTSGQITLRQAIIFFVVLMLIACLLLFFLNTYSILLALALVPLVIIYPLGKRFTFWPQIILGITFNWGMLMAWSDTINEIPFGAFLMYLGVVSWHLAYDTFYAYCDVEFDTKLGLKSTARYFGSEGKKWISGFYIVSVLCWLIAGYLLYMSWGYFVFLTVVAFALYGQLKRFEVDNPAGNFQLFKDNLFVNVLLLVAICLGVMFDLRTI; this comes from the coding sequence ATGGACCAAACTTCAATTAATCACAAGGAAAATACTGACCTTAGCGATATAGCACAAGATGATTGGCTTACACAATACCTACCTAAATCATGGGTTCCATATGCACGGTTAGCTCGTCTTGATAGGCCTGCAGGAACTTGGTTTGCACTCATAACTACATTTATGGCACTAGTGCAGGCGGCTGGAACATTGCCAAACATAAAAAGAACAATAGTCTTTATGTTAGGTACTGTTTTACTTAGAAGTGCTGGATGTGCAATAAATGATATTTGGGATCGAGATTTCGATAAGCACGTGGAGAGGACACGCCTTAGACCACTAACATCAGGTCAAATCACCTTAAGGCAAGCGATAATCTTTTTTGTAGTCCTTATGCTTATTGCGTGCTTGTTGCTTTTTTTCCTAAACACGTATTCGATACTACTTGCACTTGCATTGGTACCTTTAGTGATTATTTATCCACTAGGCAAAAGATTTACTTTCTGGCCACAGATTATTCTAGGCATAACATTTAATTGGGGCATGCTTATGGCTTGGTCAGATACGATTAATGAAATTCCTTTTGGTGCGTTTTTGATGTACCTTGGTGTTGTATCTTGGCATCTAGCTTATGATACTTTTTATGCTTATTGTGATGTAGAGTTTGATACAAAATTAGGGCTTAAATCAACCGCAAGATATTTCGGATCTGAAGGTAAGAAATGGATATCTGGGTTCTATATTGTATCTGTGTTGTGCTGGTTGATTGCTGGTTATCTGCTTTATATGAGTTGGGGATATTTTGTATTTTTAACTGTAGTAGCCTTTGCACTCTATGGTCAATTAAAAAGATTTGAAGTAGATAACCCAGCTGGTAACTTTCAATTATTTAAAGATAATTTGTTTGTAAATGTGCTTTTGCTAGTTGCTATTTGTCTTGGGGTAATGTTTGATCTACGGACAATCTAA
- a CDS encoding MliC family protein, with product MKKVNFALVTLALCAGCASQANTNSNMSDSGMMAKEELQKYIYLCENSKTMQVVYVNTEKESYALITDMDEIIPLQNTPSASGAVYTAMGSNYDYSLVTKGEEASLESGGKAVLKDCKISNKVKLYK from the coding sequence ATGAAAAAAGTAAATTTTGCTCTCGTTACTTTGGCTTTATGTGCTGGTTGTGCATCTCAAGCGAATACTAATTCTAATATGAGTGATAGCGGTATGATGGCTAAAGAGGAGCTACAAAAATACATTTACCTTTGTGAAAATAGTAAAACTATGCAAGTGGTATATGTAAATACTGAGAAAGAATCTTATGCACTTATTACAGACATGGACGAAATTATTCCTCTACAAAATACTCCTAGTGCTTCGGGAGCTGTTTATACTGCTATGGGTTCAAACTATGATTACTCATTAGTAACTAAGGGGGAGGAAGCTTCTTTAGAGTCTGGCGGCAAAGCGGTGCTTAAAGATTGTAAAATCTCTAACAAAGTAAAACTTTATAAGTAA
- the waaC gene encoding lipopolysaccharide heptosyltransferase I, whose product MTKKILIVRSSSLGDIVHLLPAISDIQKHVSDFKMDWVVEEAFSEIPLWHPAVSDIIEIAHRRWRKDWFGSRSRSERKKFKNKLQATDYDYILDMQSLLKSAWVVWLAKGTKHGLNWKSAKESPASLFYDIKHNVEYWQTAVTRQRILASKVFGYEFDGDPDFGLQSFTKDVDIQNFAAIMPSASTDEKLWDESAWFSVFNRLRDYDLPIRVFSGSMRETERAKELVKNFPDAEVLPRMNLTEVAHTLASCKVMVGLDSGLTHLSAALGRPTIGIYTCTSPIRTPVVGAGYTASLGDVGVPPTQAMVITKLDEALGR is encoded by the coding sequence ATGACGAAAAAAATATTAATAGTCCGATCTTCTTCATTGGGAGATATTGTTCATCTATTGCCAGCGATATCTGACATTCAAAAACATGTTTCCGATTTTAAGATGGATTGGGTTGTTGAAGAGGCATTTAGCGAAATTCCGCTCTGGCACCCTGCCGTATCCGACATAATTGAAATTGCCCATAGGCGTTGGCGTAAGGATTGGTTTGGATCGCGTTCTCGATCGGAAAGAAAAAAATTTAAAAATAAGCTTCAAGCTACTGATTACGACTACATTTTAGATATGCAGTCCTTACTTAAATCTGCTTGGGTCGTTTGGTTGGCAAAGGGAACAAAACACGGTCTTAACTGGAAGTCAGCAAAGGAATCACCCGCTTCTTTGTTTTATGACATAAAGCACAATGTTGAATATTGGCAAACAGCCGTTACTCGCCAAAGAATTTTAGCTTCAAAAGTTTTCGGATACGAATTTGATGGAGATCCAGATTTTGGTCTTCAATCATTTACTAAGGATGTTGATATTCAAAATTTTGCAGCTATTATGCCATCGGCTTCTACTGATGAGAAATTATGGGATGAGTCGGCATGGTTCAGTGTTTTTAATCGATTACGTGATTATGATTTACCTATTCGTGTTTTTTCAGGAAGCATGAGGGAAACTGAACGAGCTAAGGAATTAGTAAAAAATTTTCCTGATGCGGAAGTATTGCCACGTATGAATTTAACTGAAGTTGCACATACTCTTGCTTCTTGTAAAGTTATGGTGGGGCTTGATAGCGGACTGACTCATTTGTCTGCAGCTTTAGGACGACCAACCATAGGTATTTATACATGTACATCGCCTATCAGAACTCCTGTAGTAGGTGCTGGGTACACTGCTAGCCTTGGAGACGTAGGTGTTCCCCCAACTCAAGCCATGGTCATCACCAAACTCGATGAAGCTTTAGGAAGATAG
- a CDS encoding site-2 protease family protein, translated as MDQILYYISIYALPILFAITLHEAAHGYVANYFGDSTAYLLGRVSLNPAKHIDPIGTVLLPGMLAVMGAPIFGWAKPVPVHFGALNNPKRDMVFVAAAGPLANLIMALLWTIWLKVIFSFGLESKVLTDMALVGVQINLLLMIFNLLPIPPLDGGRVLVGLLPTRLSIKLANIEPYGMYIVLLLVIVGGFKYILPPLLNPITRFLFTIVGL; from the coding sequence ATGGATCAAATTCTCTACTATATAAGCATCTATGCGTTACCTATACTTTTTGCCATTACTTTGCACGAAGCAGCACACGGTTATGTCGCAAACTATTTTGGTGACAGTACAGCTTACTTGCTGGGTAGGGTAAGTTTAAATCCTGCAAAACACATTGATCCGATAGGGACGGTTTTATTGCCAGGTATGCTTGCAGTTATGGGTGCTCCAATTTTTGGTTGGGCAAAACCTGTACCTGTACATTTTGGAGCTTTGAATAATCCCAAAAGAGATATGGTATTTGTAGCGGCCGCTGGTCCATTAGCTAATTTAATTATGGCTTTGTTATGGACTATATGGTTGAAAGTTATATTTTCTTTTGGGCTTGAAAGCAAGGTCTTAACGGATATGGCACTAGTTGGCGTACAGATTAATTTGCTTTTGATGATTTTTAATTTACTTCCAATTCCTCCTCTAGATGGGGGTAGAGTTTTAGTAGGTTTACTACCAACTCGATTATCCATAAAATTAGCAAACATCGAACCTTATGGGATGTATATAGTATTATTATTGGTGATAGTAGGGGGATTTAAATATATATTGCCACCATTATTAAATCCTATAACGAGGTTTTTGTTTACCATTGTTGGTTTATAG
- a CDS encoding type III pantothenate kinase — protein sequence MDKICILIDSGNTRIKARAFVVGHPDASSDLNKAIIDEITIYNQEYARILGFVEKIQRQGQIVKVYGISVATENIRSDLENVFVSLNLKKAKEFKQSEPIIWLESEEKAFSLTNMYESPKQLGVDRWFGIIGAHYHLTQQLKDDSNRALIHVSFGTATTVDCMHNEQLIGGTILPGLQMMFDSLFRGTAHLPKVATSASDIVNFPLNTHAAIQTGVVCAQAGAVFRQVQKLWFLTTQVPYVFISGGAKDTIVDEIRSICSHWSTAAGLPSVECIELETTVLDGLQYFVSKEM from the coding sequence ATGGATAAAATTTGCATACTAATTGATAGCGGTAATACTAGAATCAAGGCTAGAGCGTTTGTAGTTGGTCATCCCGATGCTTCAAGCGATTTGAATAAAGCGATTATCGATGAAATCACTATATATAACCAAGAGTATGCCCGTATTTTAGGCTTTGTAGAAAAAATACAAAGACAAGGGCAGATAGTTAAAGTTTATGGGATATCAGTAGCCACCGAAAATATCCGTTCAGATTTAGAAAATGTTTTTGTATCTCTAAACTTAAAAAAAGCTAAAGAGTTCAAACAATCTGAACCAATTATTTGGTTAGAATCCGAAGAGAAGGCCTTTTCACTGACTAATATGTATGAAAGTCCAAAACAGTTAGGCGTGGATCGTTGGTTTGGAATTATTGGTGCACATTATCATCTTACACAGCAACTTAAGGATGACTCTAATCGTGCATTGATACATGTAAGTTTTGGGACGGCCACTACTGTTGATTGTATGCATAACGAGCAACTTATCGGTGGCACTATTTTGCCTGGGTTACAGATGATGTTTGATAGTTTATTTAGAGGAACTGCACACCTCCCTAAGGTGGCAACGAGTGCTAGCGACATAGTTAACTTTCCTCTAAATACTCATGCTGCTATACAAACTGGTGTTGTATGTGCTCAAGCAGGAGCTGTTTTTAGACAGGTTCAAAAACTCTGGTTTCTAACAACCCAAGTCCCGTATGTATTTATAAGCGGAGGAGCTAAGGATACAATTGTCGATGAAATTAGGTCTATATGTTCGCATTGGTCTACTGCAGCTGGACTTCCGTCAGTTGAATGTATCGAACTTGAGACTACTGTTTTAGATGGTCTTCAGTATTTTGTATCCAAGGAAATGTAA
- a CDS encoding 3-deoxy-D-manno-octulosonic acid transferase, translating to MSRLVYNGLLRIFKPLIFSYLKNKKKQRGRDFDMHHPERFGLYPADRPRIYAPVWIHAVSLGETRACQPLVRLLLDNGFPVLLTHMTDTGRAQGAKLFSEDIAKGSLVQAWIPYDFPDAVNGFFAHWKPRCGVLIEREVWPNLVYTAKQLNIPMVLVSARFSEKSAKFVNSLGGVLKDSYKSLNLILSQSFLDNKHFESIGISSQVTGNLKFDLDIPEDQIELGKETKKQLNRQVVVIASTRDGEEQMFIKDIIQIKKENPVAQNPLYVIIPRHPERFAEVEHLLKKSPLTFARRTDNPQADSLNSIDVLFGDTMGELFFYYGLADCSIVAGSFGDFGGQNHIEACAAGVPVIVGPHTQNFEKSVDDAIIEGVARRAENTYQALTLANTLLSQPDQLSVMARTAKQWLALHQGVSKRIFDYLLPFISDKKRIES from the coding sequence ATGAGTCGATTGGTTTATAACGGCTTACTTCGAATATTCAAACCCTTAATATTTTCTTACTTGAAAAACAAGAAAAAGCAGCGTGGTCGTGATTTCGATATGCATCACCCTGAGAGGTTTGGTTTATATCCAGCCGATAGACCAAGGATTTACGCTCCTGTATGGATACATGCTGTTAGTTTAGGCGAAACTAGGGCATGTCAGCCATTAGTGAGGCTTTTACTGGATAATGGTTTTCCAGTTTTGCTCACGCATATGACAGATACTGGAAGAGCACAGGGAGCAAAATTATTTTCAGAAGATATAGCAAAAGGTAGTTTGGTTCAGGCTTGGATTCCTTATGACTTTCCTGATGCTGTTAATGGATTTTTTGCACATTGGAAACCTAGATGTGGAGTTTTGATCGAGAGAGAAGTGTGGCCAAACCTAGTTTATACAGCTAAACAATTAAACATACCGATGGTTCTAGTTAGTGCTCGTTTCTCTGAAAAGTCGGCAAAATTTGTTAATTCTTTGGGTGGAGTATTAAAAGACAGTTATAAATCTCTCAATCTTATTTTGTCTCAGAGTTTTTTGGATAACAAACATTTTGAAAGTATAGGCATTAGCTCACAGGTTACCGGAAATCTAAAATTTGACCTAGATATACCCGAAGATCAAATTGAACTAGGAAAAGAAACTAAGAAACAACTTAATAGACAAGTTGTTGTAATAGCTAGCACCAGAGATGGTGAAGAGCAGATGTTCATAAAAGATATCATCCAAATTAAAAAGGAAAATCCTGTAGCTCAGAATCCTCTTTATGTAATTATTCCGAGACATCCAGAAAGGTTTGCTGAAGTTGAGCATCTTTTAAAAAAATCACCCCTAACGTTTGCTAGAAGAACGGATAACCCTCAAGCTGATAGCTTAAATTCCATTGATGTTTTATTTGGCGATACTATGGGAGAACTTTTCTTTTACTATGGTTTAGCAGATTGCTCTATAGTTGCTGGAAGTTTTGGAGACTTTGGAGGTCAAAATCATATCGAAGCTTGTGCTGCTGGAGTGCCAGTTATAGTTGGTCCGCATACACAAAACTTTGAAAAATCTGTTGACGATGCGATTATTGAGGGTGTGGCGAGACGTGCCGAAAACACCTATCAAGCTCTTACACTGGCTAATACTCTGCTTTCTCAGCCAGATCAACTTTCGGTTATGGCCAGAACTGCAAAACAGTGGCTTGCACTACATCAAGGTGTGAGCAAGCGAATTTTCGATTACTTACTACCTTTTATTTCGGACAAAAAGAGAATAGAGAGCTAA
- a CDS encoding biotin--[acetyl-CoA-carboxylase] ligase: MSDCLLPSPEIIVPDLKDKLKEFKSIEWVEQIDSTNDRLLESTKLSNPTPRPAILGAHYQTSGRGRQGRKWSNLNGDTLMFSCAYDVSLPPEKLATLAPLAGIVACDALKKSIKGFGNKLLTMKWPNDIFYKDAKLSGLLVEVIRPSTGKIDKNHHVVVVGMGMNLNHAKELSKLLGRPIADWLSVIRDHQIDVAQISHSISDLVALISQSWMDAFLIYQSQGFDIFRKLHESMDALKDQIIDVYQDGEYVLTGQSLGLDQNARLLVKLSNDQIIPLLNVDVSIRKLGSK, encoded by the coding sequence ATGAGCGACTGCTTATTGCCAAGCCCAGAAATAATAGTCCCAGATTTGAAAGATAAATTAAAAGAATTCAAATCAATTGAATGGGTAGAGCAAATTGATTCTACAAATGATAGGCTTTTAGAATCGACAAAATTATCAAATCCTACGCCGAGACCAGCGATATTGGGCGCTCATTACCAAACTTCAGGTCGAGGACGACAGGGGAGAAAATGGTCGAATTTAAATGGCGATACATTGATGTTTTCCTGTGCGTATGACGTTTCATTGCCACCAGAAAAATTGGCTACCCTAGCACCTTTAGCGGGTATAGTGGCTTGTGATGCCCTTAAAAAATCTATAAAAGGATTTGGCAATAAGCTTCTGACCATGAAGTGGCCGAACGATATTTTTTATAAAGATGCAAAATTATCGGGTTTATTAGTAGAAGTTATCCGACCTAGCACTGGTAAAATAGATAAAAATCATCACGTCGTAGTTGTGGGTATGGGCATGAATCTTAACCATGCCAAAGAATTGAGTAAGCTTTTGGGTAGGCCAATTGCGGATTGGTTGTCGGTTATAAGAGATCATCAAATTGATGTTGCCCAAATTAGTCATTCTATATCTGATTTAGTTGCTTTAATTTCTCAATCCTGGATGGATGCTTTTTTAATATATCAGTCACAGGGTTTTGATATTTTTAGAAAGCTACACGAAAGCATGGATGCTTTAAAAGATCAGATTATCGATGTATATCAAGATGGAGAGTATGTGCTTACAGGTCAAAGTTTAGGCTTAGACCAGAATGCTAGGCTTTTAGTGAAACTTTCTAATGATCAGATTATCCCACTGCTAAATGTAGACGTATCTATAAGAAAATTAGGATCAAAATAG
- a CDS encoding sulfite exporter TauE/SafE family protein, with protein sequence MSLFSIGILLLLGCFGGLMAGLLGVGGGMVLVPFLTSLFSTFHNLPQQYIVHISIATAMATIMFTSLSSMRAHHLRGGVRWDIFIKFVPGILIGGLLSGGVIFKMIDIGWLALVFAIFVSYSGFNMFRKKSEEVSTRALPPAYVIALVGVGIGLISGIVGAGGGFLTVPFLVWCSVPMRNAVGTSAACGFPIAVSNVIGYIYGGMSEIGVQNGLVGFVYWPALLALISMSVIFAPIGAKLAHSLPVNTLRKVFAVLLFFLALLMLKRSLLEFGLI encoded by the coding sequence ATGTCATTATTTTCTATTGGTATTCTCTTACTTTTAGGATGTTTTGGTGGCCTTATGGCTGGACTCCTAGGGGTTGGTGGGGGGATGGTTCTCGTCCCCTTTTTAACGTCTCTTTTTTCTACTTTTCATAATCTTCCTCAGCAATATATCGTACACATATCCATAGCTACCGCTATGGCCACAATTATGTTTACATCTTTATCTAGTATGAGAGCACATCATCTTAGGGGTGGTGTTAGATGGGATATTTTCATAAAGTTTGTACCTGGGATTCTGATAGGTGGATTATTATCTGGTGGTGTAATTTTTAAGATGATTGATATTGGATGGCTTGCACTCGTTTTTGCGATATTTGTTAGTTATTCTGGTTTCAATATGTTTAGAAAAAAATCCGAAGAGGTTAGTACTAGAGCATTGCCACCTGCATATGTAATTGCACTAGTAGGTGTTGGGATAGGGTTGATATCAGGCATTGTTGGGGCAGGCGGTGGGTTCTTAACAGTTCCCTTTTTAGTGTGGTGTAGTGTTCCTATGCGTAATGCTGTTGGGACCTCTGCTGCTTGTGGGTTCCCTATTGCAGTGTCTAATGTTATCGGATATATATATGGGGGAATGAGTGAAATTGGAGTTCAAAATGGGTTGGTCGGGTTTGTTTATTGGCCAGCACTTTTGGCTTTGATTTCTATGAGTGTGATTTTTGCACCGATTGGGGCGAAGTTAGCTCACTCATTGCCAGTAAATACTTTGAGAAAAGTGTTTGCTGTTTTGTTATTTTTTCTCGCCCTTCTTATGCTTAAGCGATCGTTGCTTGAGTTTGGGCTTATATGA
- a CDS encoding ABC transporter ATP-binding protein, whose product MYKLDVQDIHKSYGQNEVLKGVSLQAKAGDVIAIIGSSGSGKSTFLRCINFLEYPDSGTITLMGESLGMQKDSKGKTRVTDAAQLQRFRTKLAMVFQHFNLWAHMNVLDNITEAPIHVLGLNKAEAVERARKYLQKVGLPEDVEKKYPSQLSGGQQQRVAIARALAMEPEVMLFDEPTSALDPELVGEVLKVMQQLAEEGRTMIVVTHEMGFARNIATQVMFLHKGVVEESGTPEEVFNNTKSPRLQQFLSGNLK is encoded by the coding sequence ATGTATAAATTAGACGTACAGGATATTCATAAGTCATATGGACAAAATGAGGTTCTAAAAGGTGTATCACTTCAGGCTAAAGCAGGTGATGTTATAGCGATAATTGGATCTTCTGGATCAGGTAAAAGTACTTTTTTAAGATGTATTAATTTTTTGGAATATCCAGATTCAGGAACCATCACATTGATGGGAGAGTCTTTAGGTATGCAAAAAGATTCTAAAGGTAAAACTCGTGTGACCGATGCAGCTCAACTTCAGCGTTTTCGTACAAAACTTGCTATGGTTTTCCAGCATTTCAATCTTTGGGCTCATATGAATGTTTTGGATAATATAACGGAAGCACCTATTCATGTTTTAGGATTAAATAAAGCAGAGGCTGTAGAGAGAGCTAGAAAGTATTTGCAAAAAGTTGGACTACCAGAGGACGTTGAGAAAAAATACCCATCTCAGTTGTCTGGTGGTCAGCAGCAGCGTGTAGCTATAGCACGTGCTCTTGCTATGGAACCTGAGGTAATGTTGTTTGACGAACCTACATCAGCACTTGATCCTGAACTTGTGGGTGAGGTTCTAAAAGTTATGCAGCAACTTGCTGAAGAAGGTCGAACCATGATTGTGGTTACGCATGAGATGGGGTTTGCTAGAAATATTGCCACTCAAGTTATGTTTTTACATAAAGGTGTGGTTGAGGAATCTGGTACTCCTGAAGAAGTTTTCAACAATACGAAGAGCCCTAGACTTCAACAATTCTTATCGGGTAATCTCAAGTAG
- a CDS encoding putative Na+/H+ antiporter: protein MASTIEVIATVLFAIAIIHTFSVPVFAKLSHKGGPHAGIWHLFAEVEAVFGIWATILLIFMILTNGFHESIAYLESRNFTEPLFVFVIMVVAASRPIVVLVRNIVKFLAEKLPFRTEVASFFITLSLVPLSGSLITEPAAMTLAAFMLKEGFFARTGNTRFKYMVIGTLFVNISIGGVLTAYAAPPVLMVAGSFGWDTQYMLTHFGWKAFLAIMINTSIITFIAKKDIILNSSSSIKNHYRHRILDREKPLPEIPIPVTIIHVVFLVAVVLTSHHIVVFIGLLLLFIGFCDAYSRYQRPLLIREGLMVGFFLAGLIILGGLQKWWLQEVLSALSPKELFWGTTFLTALTDNAALTYFGSLVDGTSQVWKYMLVAGAVTGGGLTVIANAPNPAGFSILRHHFPNNAISPQYLVLAAIVPTLIAAGLFLLPS, encoded by the coding sequence TTGGCTAGCACTATAGAAGTAATTGCCACCGTATTATTTGCTATAGCTATTATTCATACTTTCTCAGTACCTGTTTTCGCAAAACTCTCCCACAAAGGTGGACCGCATGCTGGAATCTGGCACTTATTTGCAGAAGTAGAAGCGGTTTTTGGTATTTGGGCTACGATTCTTTTAATTTTTATGATTCTTACAAACGGCTTTCATGAGTCGATTGCTTACTTAGAATCTAGAAATTTTACCGAACCATTATTTGTATTTGTAATTATGGTCGTTGCAGCCAGCCGACCGATAGTTGTTCTAGTTAGAAATATTGTTAAGTTTTTAGCTGAAAAACTTCCCTTTAGAACTGAGGTAGCTAGTTTTTTTATTACACTTAGCCTAGTTCCTTTGTCTGGGTCTTTAATCACAGAGCCTGCAGCTATGACACTTGCGGCCTTTATGCTTAAAGAGGGCTTCTTTGCACGTACCGGTAATACAAGATTTAAATATATGGTTATCGGTACTTTATTTGTAAATATTTCTATAGGTGGTGTGCTTACTGCTTATGCCGCACCTCCCGTTCTTATGGTTGCTGGATCATTTGGTTGGGATACTCAGTACATGCTTACACACTTTGGATGGAAGGCATTTTTAGCGATTATGATTAATACAAGCATAATTACTTTTATTGCCAAAAAGGATATCATCCTAAATTCATCATCCAGTATTAAAAACCACTACAGACATAGAATTTTAGATAGAGAAAAACCGCTACCAGAGATTCCTATCCCCGTTACTATTATTCATGTAGTTTTCTTGGTTGCTGTAGTTTTGACTTCACATCATATAGTTGTATTTATTGGCCTACTTCTGTTGTTTATTGGTTTCTGTGATGCATATAGCCGTTATCAAAGACCGTTGCTCATTCGTGAAGGGCTAATGGTGGGCTTTTTCTTGGCAGGACTTATTATTTTAGGTGGTCTTCAAAAATGGTGGCTACAGGAAGTTTTATCTGCATTATCTCCTAAGGAATTATTTTGGGGTACTACATTCTTAACTGCCTTGACAGATAATGCGGCTTTAACCTATTTTGGGTCTTTAGTTGACGGAACATCCCAAGTTTGGAAGTATATGCTTGTCGCAGGTGCAGTTACTGGTGGCGGTTTGACAGTTATCGCAAATGCACCTAACCCAGCAGGTTTCTCAATTCTAAGGCATCATTTCCCAAATAATGCTATTTCTCCACAATACTTAGTTTTAGCGGCTATTGTGCCTACGCTTATCGCTGCTGGACTATTCCTTCTTCCATCCTAA